From the genome of Effusibacillus lacus, one region includes:
- a CDS encoding ornithine cyclodeaminase family protein: MLLLSEKEIRNLYSMKECIGDIEQAFRYYTEGKTVTPVRTALTEKKLEAATLYMPSYVEAAKHMGIKIVSVVPHNREMGKPTVQGVTLLTDAATGEHVAMLNATYLTVLRTGASSGVATKYLARTDSKICAVLGCGAQAFGQVQAVMEVRELKQLLLYNRNRAKAEDLKKRILELYPDWRGDIVICDQPDKAVQASDIVICSTRATSPIFDGDSLSPGTHINAIGSFLPHMQEIDLTTLRRSSKIVADTLEGVLHEAGDFLIPMEKGEWSHDEIYAELGEIVTGRKSGRQTDKEITLFKSVGVAFLDLVVAKAVYDKAREFGAGTVVEF, encoded by the coding sequence GTGTTATTGTTATCCGAGAAAGAGATTCGCAACCTATATTCTATGAAAGAGTGTATCGGAGATATTGAACAGGCATTTCGCTATTATACGGAAGGAAAAACAGTGACCCCCGTAAGAACCGCTCTTACAGAAAAAAAGTTGGAGGCGGCCACACTATATATGCCATCCTATGTGGAGGCCGCCAAGCACATGGGAATCAAAATCGTAAGTGTGGTTCCACACAACAGGGAGATGGGGAAACCTACAGTGCAAGGCGTTACGCTTCTGACGGACGCAGCAACAGGCGAACATGTAGCCATGCTAAACGCTACTTATTTGACTGTCCTTCGAACGGGAGCATCCAGTGGAGTTGCAACCAAGTATTTGGCAAGGACTGATTCGAAAATTTGTGCCGTATTGGGGTGTGGAGCCCAGGCATTCGGACAAGTCCAAGCGGTAATGGAAGTGCGGGAGCTAAAACAGCTTCTATTATACAACCGAAATAGAGCCAAGGCAGAAGACCTTAAGAAGAGGATTCTGGAACTGTACCCGGATTGGCGGGGGGATATCGTTATTTGCGATCAGCCCGATAAAGCAGTTCAAGCTTCGGATATCGTAATTTGTTCCACCAGAGCCACCAGTCCCATTTTTGATGGTGATTCCCTAAGCCCTGGAACCCATATAAACGCAATTGGTTCTTTTTTGCCTCACATGCAGGAAATCGACCTGACAACGCTTCGAAGAAGCTCAAAGATTGTGGCTGACACATTGGAGGGTGTCCTTCATGAGGCAGGCGATTTTTTGATTCCAATGGAAAAAGGGGAGTGGAGCCACGACGAAATCTATGCAGAACTGGGTGAAATCGTAACAGGAAGGAAGAGCGGCCGACAAACAGATAAGGAAATTACACTGTTTAAATCTGTTGGGGTCGCCTTCCTGGATCTGGTCGTGGCAAAAGCGGTCTATGACAAGGCTAGAGAATTTGGTGCCGGAACAGTGGTTGAATTTTAA
- a CDS encoding MBL fold metallo-hydrolase: MGNVEPILHPLGHGITIIDLMELGVQGRTGCYVVNAEKIAIVETGSSYGAPHILSGLKRLGIRPEQVEYIIVTHIHLDHSGGVGYILPHFPNATVVVHPRGAKHLIDPSRLISGARAVYGDALEQAFGQILPVPEDRVLIRDEGDTLDLGGGRILTFYDTPGHARHHFSIYDPVSEGIFTGDTVGIRYVKQFTGYDFEPIYPSTSPSEFDRAATFESLAKLETLNPKRIYHSHFGMTEPASIAFKRTRETVAAIDDLARANYVPGMEWTQLAEILKDYIREDIEKQGYRVDNFEGFALDLMLNSKGLLCVLE; this comes from the coding sequence ATGGGTAATGTCGAACCAATTTTGCATCCGCTTGGCCACGGTATCACGATCATTGATTTAATGGAACTAGGTGTACAGGGTCGAACCGGCTGTTATGTAGTGAATGCAGAGAAGATTGCAATCGTCGAGACAGGTTCTTCTTATGGTGCCCCCCACATACTCTCCGGCCTTAAACGGTTGGGCATTCGTCCCGAACAGGTGGAATACATTATCGTTACGCACATTCACCTGGATCATTCCGGTGGCGTTGGCTACATTCTTCCCCATTTCCCCAATGCAACAGTTGTGGTACACCCCCGTGGCGCAAAACATCTGATTGATCCCAGCCGGCTGATTTCGGGGGCCCGTGCCGTTTACGGAGATGCATTGGAGCAAGCTTTCGGTCAGATCCTGCCGGTTCCGGAAGACCGTGTCCTGATCCGGGATGAAGGTGACACACTCGATTTGGGCGGCGGACGCATCCTGACCTTCTATGACACTCCCGGTCACGCCCGTCATCATTTTTCAATTTACGATCCCGTTTCAGAAGGGATTTTCACCGGTGATACGGTTGGGATTCGCTACGTAAAACAGTTTACCGGATACGATTTTGAACCGATCTATCCATCCACATCCCCCTCGGAGTTCGACCGGGCGGCAACATTTGAATCGCTTGCAAAACTGGAAACATTGAATCCCAAGCGAATTTATCACTCCCATTTCGGAATGACGGAACCCGCTTCCATCGCGTTTAAGCGCACAAGGGAAACAGTGGCGGCTATCGACGATCTGGCACGTGCCAACTACGTACCCGGGATGGAGTGGACCCAACTGGCAGAAATTTTAAAGGATTATATACGCGAAGACATAGAGAAGCAAGGATACCGCGTCGACAATTTTGAAGGATTCGCATTGGACCTGATGTTGAATTCGAAGGGGCTTTTATGCGTTTTGGAATAA
- a CDS encoding VOC family protein, with translation MNLKFDHLVHFINCHPLEAVRTMQGYGFHAVEGGRHESWGTYNSLCYFGLSYIEFLGIENRTFAEKASVDYKLIGQLLKDLPNREGFGQIALRTDNINQAAFSLQELGLTVSGPFKGNRKRQDDTVIEWQLLFLDTDFAGPELPFLIQWNQSDQERESDLITRKMIAAHPVGDLRMSHIAYAVHDLDQTVSHWKKWFGLESGNTYFDQNLNAMCHALHLQGCDLLFCSSLGTGIVSKMLQTKGEKPFLVAFDNNQDKQTYKVLGSFYRF, from the coding sequence ATGAATCTGAAGTTTGACCATTTGGTACATTTCATTAACTGCCATCCGCTGGAAGCGGTCCGTACTATGCAGGGATACGGTTTCCATGCAGTGGAGGGCGGGCGCCATGAGAGTTGGGGTACCTACAACAGTCTGTGTTATTTTGGGCTAAGTTACATAGAGTTTCTGGGGATCGAGAACCGTACCTTTGCTGAAAAGGCTTCCGTTGATTACAAGCTAATCGGTCAACTGCTGAAGGATCTGCCCAATCGGGAAGGTTTTGGGCAAATCGCTTTACGGACCGACAACATAAACCAGGCCGCTTTCAGCCTGCAGGAACTTGGACTGACTGTTTCGGGTCCCTTCAAAGGTAACCGTAAGAGACAAGACGATACCGTAATCGAGTGGCAACTTCTGTTTCTGGATACGGACTTTGCCGGTCCGGAGCTTCCATTTCTGATTCAATGGAACCAAAGTGACCAGGAAAGAGAATCGGATTTAATCACAAGAAAAATGATCGCGGCACATCCCGTCGGAGACTTACGAATGTCACATATCGCTTACGCTGTCCATGATCTGGATCAAACCGTGTCTCATTGGAAAAAATGGTTCGGCCTTGAATCGGGTAACACATATTTTGACCAGAACCTAAACGCGATGTGCCACGCCTTACACTTACAGGGCTGCGATTTGCTGTTCTGTAGTTCTCTCGGAACCGGCATCGTATCAAAGATGCTTCAAACAAAAGGAGAGAAGCCTTTCTTGGTAGCCTTTGATAATAACCAGGATAAGCAAACTTACAAAGTATTGGGGAGCTTCTACCGCTTCTAA